In Candidatus Defluviilinea proxima, a single genomic region encodes these proteins:
- a CDS encoding AAA family ATPase, with product MKNNFTWIPIYEELAEKLAGWQDRQSELIAFLESLRNEGYVITPLNDKDSDGARFLLKEIDPFTFFGVFNRGIRHDQRIAILANIKRFFQLKSDLPEDFDAIPILNNLKSWFFTYQNIRDANDVAKLWRVFLLALEKDPLASNQFRAAFDEALTVKQVNVNLTMGLFWIRPHTFLSLDQTNRFFLDLKLPAGGLNADFYTETVNRIRASKKSFPEISWEAFGVGSEHAKAIADAKEPYRTDDVNYWLVGAYWDDRDPADQTARFIEEGIWENGYINRFLTDVKSMQVGDKIAIKAASTQRVGLPFDSRNKTISRITIKAIGTVVANRNDGRVVEVEWEHDFKEKDWYFYTNRITVWHLRTDKEYPLWDVATQLKDFVWYGKEQNYEWFLNNLTTFQGAEDIVNNETMLSQPYSVEDLIASGVFMAEEDATQTLERLRSKKAMILQGPPGVGKTFIARKLAYALMNEADNERLEIIQFHQSYSYDDFVRGYRPVAGKAGSFGLRNGVFYEFCQKALNDPDREYVFIIDEINRGNLSQIFGELLMLIEHDKRSPEFAVPLVYRNEGESRFYIPPNLYLIGLMNVADRSLAMVDYALRRRFVFTTLKPQYESDQYRQWLIDRSMSEELVNLIIERMTALNKEIKEDSLLGENYQVGHSFFCPKGDDFTGLDRSWYEGVVRTEIVPLLKEYWFDNQSKADDAERRLLA from the coding sequence ATGAAAAACAATTTCACATGGATACCCATCTACGAAGAATTGGCCGAGAAACTGGCAGGCTGGCAGGATCGCCAAAGTGAGCTGATCGCCTTTCTAGAAAGCCTGCGTAACGAAGGGTATGTCATCACTCCCTTGAACGATAAAGACAGCGACGGCGCACGTTTCTTGTTGAAAGAGATCGACCCCTTCACGTTCTTCGGCGTCTTCAATCGCGGCATCCGCCACGATCAACGTATTGCCATTCTTGCCAACATCAAACGCTTCTTCCAACTCAAGAGCGATCTCCCTGAAGATTTCGATGCCATCCCCATTCTCAACAATTTGAAGTCGTGGTTCTTCACCTATCAAAACATACGTGATGCGAATGACGTAGCCAAACTTTGGCGTGTCTTTCTACTGGCATTGGAAAAAGATCCGTTAGCAAGCAACCAGTTTCGGGCGGCATTTGACGAGGCGCTCACTGTCAAGCAGGTGAATGTCAATCTCACGATGGGCCTCTTTTGGATTCGTCCGCACACCTTTCTGAGTCTTGACCAAACCAACCGCTTCTTTCTGGATCTCAAACTGCCTGCCGGTGGATTGAATGCAGATTTCTACACTGAGACCGTGAACCGCATCCGCGCCTCGAAGAAGTCGTTCCCCGAGATCTCATGGGAAGCGTTCGGCGTAGGCAGTGAACATGCCAAAGCAATTGCCGATGCCAAGGAGCCCTACCGCACGGACGATGTTAATTACTGGTTGGTAGGCGCCTACTGGGATGACCGTGACCCCGCCGACCAGACTGCACGTTTCATCGAAGAAGGCATCTGGGAGAACGGATACATCAACCGCTTCCTAACGGATGTCAAGTCCATGCAGGTGGGCGATAAGATCGCCATCAAAGCCGCATCCACTCAACGAGTAGGTTTGCCTTTTGATAGCCGCAACAAGACCATCTCGCGTATCACTATCAAAGCCATTGGCACGGTTGTCGCTAATCGAAACGATGGGAGAGTTGTGGAGGTGGAATGGGAGCATGATTTCAAAGAAAAGGATTGGTACTTCTACACCAACAGAATCACCGTCTGGCATCTGCGAACCGATAAGGAGTATCCCTTATGGGATGTCGCTACGCAGCTCAAAGACTTCGTCTGGTATGGCAAAGAACAAAACTACGAATGGTTCTTGAACAATCTAACCACTTTTCAGGGAGCAGAAGATATTGTCAATAACGAAACCATGTTATCCCAGCCATACAGCGTGGAAGATTTGATCGCATCGGGCGTCTTCATGGCAGAAGAAGATGCAACGCAAACACTCGAACGGTTGCGCTCCAAGAAAGCCATGATCCTGCAGGGACCTCCCGGCGTCGGCAAAACGTTCATTGCCCGAAAGCTCGCCTACGCCCTCATGAATGAAGCGGACAACGAACGGCTGGAGATAATCCAGTTCCATCAATCGTATTCATATGATGATTTTGTACGTGGCTATCGCCCTGTGGCTGGTAAGGCAGGGAGTTTCGGTCTGCGAAACGGTGTGTTCTACGAGTTCTGCCAAAAGGCCCTGAATGACCCAGACCGCGAGTATGTATTCATCATTGACGAGATCAACCGTGGCAATCTGAGTCAGATCTTTGGTGAGTTACTCATGTTGATCGAGCACGACAAGCGCTCGCCTGAGTTCGCTGTCCCTTTGGTGTATCGCAACGAAGGCGAAAGTCGCTTCTACATTCCGCCCAACTTATATCTGATCGGTTTGATGAACGTCGCAGACCGTTCACTTGCCATGGTGGATTACGCCCTGCGTCGCCGCTTCGTCTTCACGACCTTGAAGCCGCAATACGAAAGCGACCAATACCGTCAATGGCTGATAGATCGCTCCATGAGTGAAGAGCTTGTCAATCTCATCATCGAACGAATGACTGCGCTCAACAAAGAGATCAAAGAAGATTCCCTGCTCGGAGAGAATTATCAGGTCGGTCACAGTTTCTTCTGCCCAAAAGGCGATGACTTTACCGGGCTGGATCGCTCCTGGTATGAGGGTGTGGTCCGCACCGAGATCGTTCCACTCTTGAAAGAATACTGGTTCGACAATCAATCCAAAGCAGATGATGCCGAGCGGAGACTGTTGGCATAA
- a CDS encoding ankyrin repeat domain-containing protein codes for MTDWLSEIKQLFQKQSPPKHDPPYLAAIAQDDPELLESARDWVHAEDIHPLLGLYWQLRDWDHKRAVVEILQDQSTPAIRDMMLDFLRVPLATGDERTELAQAIALGFINETYDRFQAYYNDRKLLARDVETVLLQHGLKAEPPPPPKKQTVTRLTPTPNLTPDQRLLASAQSGDTPALRQALREGANVNAVLAEGNTKGCSALMLAILNERFDAANILLDEGANIHFIRPQDDKDRNPTKGQTALWWAAGKGHMQLTERLVQMGADVNQPDYWGSTPAIEAAEDGYLPVLQFLFEQGADLHARIYDRRKGFHLAVDNGHISVVEFLLANGLDPNERGSGGYSPLMVAVSNNHAGMARLLLAHGAEVNARHTGSGIYAALKGWTPLVFAVHGGYSRMVRLLLDAGANPKLQMPATKGPHGESLPKRKIIEFVKGKRGESIARILREVGGEDGAGSL; via the coding sequence ATGACCGACTGGCTCAGTGAGATCAAACAACTTTTCCAGAAACAATCCCCGCCCAAACATGATCCACCTTATCTTGCGGCGATTGCACAGGATGACCCCGAGTTACTCGAATCGGCTCGCGATTGGGTACATGCCGAGGATATCCATCCGCTGTTGGGTCTCTATTGGCAATTGCGCGACTGGGATCATAAACGTGCTGTGGTTGAAATTCTGCAAGACCAAAGTACGCCAGCAATACGCGACATGATGCTCGATTTTTTGCGTGTGCCGTTGGCGACGGGCGATGAACGTACTGAACTGGCACAAGCGATCGCGCTTGGTTTTATCAATGAGACATATGATCGCTTTCAAGCATACTACAATGACCGTAAACTATTGGCGCGGGATGTGGAGACCGTCCTTTTGCAACATGGACTCAAAGCCGAGCCACCCCCGCCTCCCAAGAAGCAAACGGTCACTCGCCTCACACCGACCCCGAATCTGACTCCAGATCAACGACTTCTGGCTTCTGCCCAAAGTGGAGATACGCCAGCCCTGCGCCAAGCCTTGCGCGAAGGCGCGAATGTGAATGCTGTTCTCGCGGAAGGTAACACCAAGGGATGTTCAGCGTTGATGCTGGCGATCCTCAATGAGCGGTTTGACGCGGCCAATATCCTGCTGGATGAAGGCGCGAACATCCACTTTATTCGCCCGCAAGATGATAAGGATCGTAACCCAACCAAAGGCCAGACGGCACTCTGGTGGGCGGCAGGCAAAGGACACATGCAATTGACCGAACGCCTCGTGCAAATGGGCGCGGACGTGAACCAGCCAGATTACTGGGGTAGTACACCTGCCATCGAAGCCGCCGAGGATGGATATTTGCCCGTGTTGCAATTTTTGTTCGAGCAAGGCGCGGACTTGCATGCACGTATTTATGACCGGCGGAAAGGGTTTCACCTCGCTGTTGATAATGGTCATATTTCTGTTGTGGAGTTTTTACTGGCCAATGGTCTGGACCCGAACGAACGTGGCTCCGGCGGATACAGCCCTTTGATGGTTGCCGTCTCGAACAACCATGCAGGGATGGCCAGACTTTTGCTGGCTCATGGCGCTGAAGTGAACGCACGCCACACCGGCTCGGGCATTTATGCCGCACTCAAGGGTTGGACTCCGTTGGTGTTTGCTGTGCATGGCGGTTATTCTCGCATGGTGCGTTTATTGCTGGATGCTGGGGCGAACCCCAAATTGCAAATGCCGGCCACCAAAGGTCCGCATGGTGAATCGCTCCCGAAACGCAAGATCATCGAATTTGTCAAAGGCAAGCGCGGTGAAAGTATCGCTCGTATCTTGCGCGAGGTTGGGGGAGAAGATGGAGCAGGGTCGTTATGA
- a CDS encoding GNAT family N-acetyltransferase produces MSDNTKVLVRNARDQDIPVVTEINTEAFAPYGTAEKAETFQLRLSAFQNGFIILVADNEIAAYGCSEKWLDEREPALDENPMTTHQPDGRILCITAMAVKMDHRGKGYGLRILDKFIEIAHRERCQKIILETTHAQGLYLKRGFKTVQNRTERGVSLDVMSLDLAPHSMKQGIKA; encoded by the coding sequence ATGTCTGATAACACCAAGGTACTTGTTAGAAACGCCAGAGATCAGGATATCCCTGTAGTCACAGAAATCAACACCGAGGCATTCGCGCCTTACGGAACCGCTGAAAAGGCAGAGACTTTTCAGCTTCGATTGTCAGCCTTCCAAAATGGTTTTATTATTCTGGTGGCAGATAATGAAATTGCGGCCTATGGTTGCTCAGAAAAATGGCTGGATGAGCGCGAGCCCGCTCTGGACGAGAATCCCATGACAACCCACCAGCCCGATGGCAGAATACTTTGCATCACAGCCATGGCCGTCAAAATGGATCACCGAGGAAAAGGCTATGGGTTACGCATACTTGATAAGTTCATTGAGATCGCCCATAGAGAACGTTGTCAGAAGATCATTTTAGAGACAACTCATGCACAAGGTTTATATCTAAAAAGAGGTTTCAAAACAGTTCAAAATCGGACTGAACGAGGGGTCTCGCTCGACGTTATGTCTCTCGATTTGGCGCCCCATAGCATGAAGCAGGGAATAAAAGCATAA
- a CDS encoding LCP family protein: protein MLEATQPTRRLDQFQPMQVTARKPKRRRVRGYILLALFLAYFFAPLRTNILFLGADTSPERGNLGRTDTILLATVVPLKPYVGLLSIPRDLWVTVPGVGEQRINTAYFYSEANQAGSGGEAAMSAVEENFGVSVSYYALIHMQGLISVVDALGGVDVMLESPMGGLPAGSHHLDGTGALAFARDRSMGDDFGRMAGTQTLIMALLKKSLQPSSWLALPQVIVAFTQAVDTNIPLWQGPRLFFALLRAPLFGMETRAITREMVTPFTTAGGAQVLLPNWDAIRPLLQEMFGR, encoded by the coding sequence ATGCTCGAAGCGACTCAACCCACTCGAAGGCTGGACCAGTTCCAGCCGATGCAAGTAACAGCGAGAAAACCGAAGCGACGGCGCGTGCGGGGCTATATCCTGCTTGCGTTGTTCCTTGCGTATTTTTTCGCGCCCTTGCGCACGAACATCCTCTTCCTCGGTGCGGACACTTCGCCCGAACGCGGAAACCTTGGCCGCACGGATACGATCCTGCTGGCGACTGTCGTGCCGTTGAAGCCGTATGTCGGCTTGCTTTCGATTCCGCGCGATCTGTGGGTGACGGTGCCAGGTGTGGGAGAACAGCGCATCAATACAGCATACTTTTATTCGGAGGCGAATCAGGCTGGGTCGGGGGGTGAGGCGGCGATGTCTGCCGTCGAAGAGAACTTCGGTGTGTCGGTCTCGTATTACGCGCTCATCCACATGCAGGGACTCATCTCGGTGGTGGATGCGCTTGGTGGCGTGGACGTGATGCTCGAATCGCCGATGGGTGGATTGCCCGCAGGGTCGCATCATCTGGATGGGACGGGGGCGCTGGCCTTTGCGCGTGACCGCAGTATGGGCGATGACTTTGGCCGCATGGCAGGCACACAGACGTTGATCATGGCCCTGCTCAAGAAGTCGCTTCAACCTTCTTCGTGGCTTGCCCTGCCACAAGTGATCGTTGCCTTCACTCAAGCCGTGGACACGAACATCCCGCTCTGGCAGGGGCCACGCTTGTTCTTCGCGTTGCTGCGTGCCCCGCTCTTCGGCATGGAGACGCGCGCGATCACGCGCGAGATGGTCACGCCCTTTACCACAGCAGGCGGCGCACAGGTGCTGTTGCCGAATTGGGATGCGATACGACCGTTACTACAGGAGATGTTCGGGAGATAA
- a CDS encoding DEAD/DEAH box helicase family protein, whose product MNEAETRAELIDPQLQKAGWGVIDGSKVRREFHITKGRIKSGGHGKPTIADYILTYKGRQLAVVEAKSNEYDVGEGVGQAKDYAAKLQLAFTYAANGKEIYQINMLTGKEGLVTKFPTPDELWEGTFAPNEWEERFNPVPFEDISGTKPPRYYQEIAVNNALQAIAENKDRILLTLATGTGKTTIAFHIVWKLYQTRWNLKRDASRRPRVLFLADRNILADQAFSEFTRYSAFPDDALVRIKPDAIRKQGRVPTNGSIFFTIFQTFMSGPNDTPYFGEYPKDYFDFIIIDECHRGGANDESNWRDILEYFKPAVQLGLTATPKRKDNVDTYKYFGEPVYIYSLKEGINDGFLTPFKVRRLQSTLDEYVYTSDDTIIEGEVETGKRYTESDFNRIIEIKQREADRVKRFMDEINQNEKAIVFCATQDHAAAVRDLINQYKKNPDPMYCVRVTANDGELGEQYLRDFQDNDRTIPTILTTSQKLSTGVDARNIRAIVLMRPIKQMIEFKQIIGRGTRLFDGKEFFTIYDFVDAHQKFADPEWDGPPEEPKEKKTGEKPRPPYEGPDEPPPPKVKLKIKLHDGKERQIEHMSSTLYYSPDGRPISAQQFVENLFGVLPALFKSEEELRKIWSSPITRKALLEELEKVGFGKEELTIAQSLINAENSDLLDVLEYISFLQPPITREVRVAQAQNKIFASLSSEQKQFVEFVLSKYIETGVEELDQEKLPQLLTLKYKAIEDAKEILGAIESIRNIFINFQAFLYEQPASS is encoded by the coding sequence ATGAACGAAGCCGAGACCAGAGCCGAACTCATTGACCCCCAACTGCAAAAAGCAGGCTGGGGTGTTATCGACGGTTCAAAGGTTCGGCGCGAATTTCACATTACCAAGGGGCGTATAAAGTCAGGCGGGCATGGTAAACCAACAATCGCTGATTACATCCTCACCTACAAAGGTCGTCAACTTGCGGTAGTTGAAGCCAAGAGCAATGAATATGATGTCGGTGAAGGTGTCGGTCAAGCCAAAGACTACGCCGCCAAACTTCAACTCGCTTTCACTTATGCCGCCAACGGCAAAGAGATTTACCAGATCAACATGCTCACAGGCAAAGAGGGTCTCGTCACAAAGTTCCCCACGCCCGATGAACTCTGGGAAGGCACCTTTGCTCCCAACGAATGGGAAGAGCGCTTCAACCCCGTCCCCTTTGAAGACATCAGCGGCACCAAACCTCCGCGCTACTATCAAGAGATCGCCGTCAACAACGCCCTACAAGCCATCGCCGAAAACAAAGACCGCATCCTTTTGACGCTCGCCACAGGGACAGGCAAAACGACGATTGCCTTTCACATCGTTTGGAAGCTCTACCAAACACGCTGGAACCTAAAACGCGACGCTTCACGCCGACCCCGCGTCCTGTTCCTTGCCGACCGAAACATTCTCGCCGACCAAGCCTTTTCTGAATTCACCCGCTATTCAGCTTTCCCCGATGATGCCCTTGTCCGCATCAAGCCTGATGCCATTCGCAAACAAGGCAGAGTGCCAACCAACGGCAGTATCTTCTTCACAATCTTCCAAACCTTCATGTCGGGACCTAACGACACACCGTATTTTGGAGAGTATCCAAAAGATTACTTCGATTTCATCATCATCGATGAATGTCATCGCGGCGGCGCCAACGACGAATCCAACTGGCGCGATATTCTCGAATACTTCAAACCTGCCGTGCAACTCGGTCTCACCGCTACACCGAAACGTAAAGATAATGTGGACACCTACAAATACTTCGGCGAGCCTGTCTACATCTACTCGCTCAAAGAGGGTATCAACGACGGCTTCCTCACCCCATTCAAAGTCCGCCGCCTGCAATCTACGCTCGATGAATATGTTTACACGTCTGACGACACGATCATCGAAGGCGAAGTGGAAACAGGCAAACGCTACACAGAGTCCGATTTCAACCGCATTATTGAAATCAAACAACGTGAAGCCGACCGTGTCAAACGCTTCATGGATGAGATCAACCAGAATGAAAAAGCCATCGTCTTCTGTGCCACGCAAGACCATGCTGCTGCTGTCCGCGACCTGATCAACCAATACAAGAAAAACCCCGACCCCATGTATTGTGTCCGCGTGACTGCCAACGATGGCGAACTCGGTGAACAATACCTGCGCGATTTTCAAGATAACGACCGCACCATTCCGACAATTCTCACCACATCACAAAAGCTATCCACAGGTGTTGACGCCCGCAATATCCGCGCCATCGTCCTCATGCGTCCCATCAAACAAATGATCGAATTCAAACAGATCATCGGGCGTGGCACGCGTCTCTTCGATGGAAAAGAATTCTTCACTATTTATGACTTTGTCGATGCTCATCAAAAGTTTGCCGATCCCGAATGGGATGGACCGCCCGAAGAACCCAAAGAGAAAAAGACAGGCGAAAAACCAAGACCACCTTATGAAGGTCCAGACGAACCACCACCACCAAAAGTAAAACTCAAGATCAAACTGCACGATGGCAAGGAACGTCAGATCGAACACATGTCGTCCACGCTCTACTACAGTCCTGATGGGCGTCCCATCTCTGCACAGCAATTCGTCGAGAACCTATTTGGTGTGTTACCTGCCCTCTTTAAAAGTGAAGAGGAACTTCGCAAAATTTGGTCAAGCCCCATTACGCGCAAAGCCCTGCTCGAAGAGCTTGAAAAGGTTGGCTTCGGTAAAGAAGAGCTTACCATCGCACAATCTCTCATCAACGCCGAGAACAGCGACCTGCTGGACGTGTTGGAATATATCTCATTTTTACAGCCACCCATCACACGTGAAGTCCGCGTGGCCCAGGCACAGAACAAGATTTTCGCATCACTCAGCAGTGAACAAAAACAGTTTGTCGAATTTGTTCTCTCCAAATACATTGAAACTGGCGTCGAAGAGCTCGATCAGGAAAAACTTCCACAACTGCTCACACTCAAATACAAAGCTATCGAAGATGCCAAAGAAATATTGGGAGCCATCGAATCCATTCGCAACATCTTCATCAACTTTCAAGCCTTCTTGTACGAGCAACCCGCATCTTCATAA
- a CDS encoding endonuclease domain-containing protein yields the protein MPPRRTTPQGYENARNNRKNPTPAERKLWSHLKDRQVNGVKFRRQHAIGNYIPDFCAVKEKLIIELDGSQHLEQTGYDEERTKYFESLGYRVIRFWNNQVTKELDNVILAIIHALEDNTKGNA from the coding sequence ATGCCACCTCGAAGAACCACGCCCCAAGGCTACGAGAACGCCCGCAACAATCGTAAGAACCCAACACCTGCTGAACGCAAGCTTTGGTCACACTTGAAAGACAGGCAGGTCAACGGCGTGAAGTTTAGAAGACAACACGCCATCGGCAACTACATCCCTGACTTCTGTGCCGTCAAAGAAAAACTTATCATCGAACTGGATGGCAGTCAGCACCTTGAACAAACAGGATACGATGAAGAACGCACGAAGTACTTCGAGTCACTGGGTTACAGAGTCATTCGCTTTTGGAACAATCAGGTCACAAAAGAACTCGATAACGTTATACTTGCCATCATTCACGCATTGGAAGACAATACCAAGGGAAACGCATGA
- a CDS encoding restriction endonuclease subunit S has product MKKGLEAKKLGELCTIKGRIGYRGYTKQDLVSKGEGAISLSPSNIIDKDFDLENCTYISWFKYEESPEIMIFNGDIIFVKTGSSFGKSALVEELPEKATINPQLVVFKNITCVNKYLYYAVNSVEFKTQVNKIIGGTAIPTLSQANLAELSIPVPPLPEQQRIVALLDETFAALTKVHANAERNQVNAREVFDSALEDIFGNLLVNDKTQQTQIGDIALVQGGYSFKSKDFKSKGKYQVIRMGNVRPDVLRLEENPVFVDNIDSDVLERALLKQNDVIITQTGTKKKRDYGYTVLISQPNLLLNQRLSKIRFPENYLPKFFLYYSWTNFFKDQFFADETGTVGQGNVGKAGITDTFIPLLPFTEQRAIVQRLDALAKETRRLEEVYRSKVEAVEELRRSVLGKAFAGEL; this is encoded by the coding sequence ATGAAAAAGGGTTTGGAAGCAAAAAAACTTGGAGAATTATGCACTATAAAAGGACGAATCGGTTACAGAGGGTACACAAAACAAGATTTGGTCTCTAAAGGTGAAGGCGCTATTAGTCTTAGTCCTTCAAATATCATTGATAAAGATTTTGATTTAGAAAATTGCACCTACATTTCGTGGTTCAAGTATGAAGAATCGCCTGAAATAATGATTTTCAATGGGGATATTATATTTGTAAAAACAGGCTCATCTTTTGGAAAATCTGCTTTGGTAGAAGAACTTCCTGAAAAAGCAACGATAAATCCACAGCTGGTTGTTTTCAAAAATATCACTTGTGTAAATAAATATCTGTATTACGCAGTGAATAGCGTAGAGTTCAAGACTCAAGTTAACAAGATTATAGGTGGAACAGCAATTCCTACGCTTTCACAAGCAAATTTGGCAGAATTATCAATCCCCGTGCCTCCCCTCCCCGAACAACAGCGCATCGTCGCCCTGCTCGACGAAACCTTCGCCGCGCTGACGAAAGTCCATGCTAACGCCGAGCGCAATCAGGTCAATGCACGAGAGGTGTTTGACTCTGCTCTTGAAGATATTTTTGGAAATCTTTTAGTCAATGATAAAACTCAACAGACTCAGATCGGTGATATTGCTCTTGTACAAGGCGGATATTCATTCAAAAGCAAAGATTTCAAATCAAAAGGTAAATATCAGGTCATAAGAATGGGTAACGTCAGACCAGATGTTCTGCGGCTTGAAGAAAATCCAGTTTTTGTGGATAACATTGATAGCGACGTTCTAGAACGTGCTTTGCTGAAACAGAACGATGTAATCATTACTCAAACAGGCACTAAGAAAAAAAGAGATTATGGATACACTGTTCTAATCTCACAACCCAATTTGCTCCTCAACCAAAGGTTATCCAAGATAAGGTTTCCAGAAAATTATTTACCAAAGTTTTTCCTATACTATTCTTGGACGAATTTTTTCAAAGACCAGTTCTTTGCAGATGAAACTGGAACTGTTGGACAAGGTAACGTTGGGAAAGCAGGGATTACAGATACATTTATTCCACTTCTCCCATTCACCGAACAACGCGCCATCGTCCAGCGGCTCGATGCGCTCGCCAAAGAAACCCGCAGGCTCGAGGAAGTGTATCGGTCCAAGGTGGAGGCTGTGGAGGAGTTGCGCAGGTCCGTGTTGGGGAAGGCGTTTGCGGGAGAGTTGTAA
- a CDS encoding N-6 DNA methylase produces the protein MFEQTFKNIDDKLWKDAGCSSELDYVEQTSWILFLKYLDDLEKDRKDAAELMGKTYTPIIEKKFKWDVWAAPKNGDGKLDHHKAMTGDDLTDFVNDKLFPYLRKFKADNSDNADTIEYKIGEIFGELKNKLQSGYNLREVINLVDELRFRSSAEKHEMSALYEDKIKNMGNAGRNGGEYYTPRPLIQAIVKVVEPQIGDTIYDGAVGSAGFLCEAFAYLTSGSKGGSRSAPTHLSTKDMEILQKKTFYGKEKKSLAYIIGTMNMILHGIEAPNILHTNTLAENISDIQEKDRYRIVLANPPFGGKERAEVQQNFPIKTGETAFLFLQHFIKILKAGGRAGIVIKNTFLSNTDNASVSLRKQLLETCNLHTVLDLPGGVFTGAGVKTVVLFFEKGAPTKKVWYYQLNLDRNLGKTNPLNEDDLKDFITLQKSKADSENSWSINIADVDPASFDLSVKNPHRKADTALRAPSAILAEMKALDNESAKILKSIEKML, from the coding sequence ATGTTCGAGCAAACCTTCAAAAACATTGACGATAAATTGTGGAAGGACGCGGGCTGTTCCAGCGAGTTGGATTATGTGGAGCAGACTTCTTGGATTCTGTTCCTGAAGTATTTGGATGACTTGGAGAAAGACCGCAAGGATGCGGCGGAGTTGATGGGGAAAACGTACACGCCGATCATCGAGAAGAAGTTCAAATGGGATGTGTGGGCGGCGCCGAAGAACGGTGATGGCAAGTTAGACCATCACAAAGCAATGACAGGTGATGACCTGACCGATTTCGTCAACGATAAGTTGTTCCCGTATTTGCGCAAGTTCAAGGCAGATAATTCCGATAACGCCGACACCATCGAATATAAGATCGGTGAGATCTTCGGCGAGTTGAAGAACAAACTGCAAAGCGGATACAACCTGCGTGAGGTCATCAACCTGGTGGATGAATTGCGTTTTCGCTCTTCGGCGGAAAAGCATGAGATGAGCGCCCTGTACGAAGACAAGATCAAGAACATGGGCAACGCGGGCAGAAATGGAGGCGAGTACTATACGCCTCGTCCGCTGATTCAGGCTATCGTCAAGGTGGTTGAACCGCAGATCGGGGATACGATCTACGATGGCGCGGTGGGTTCGGCAGGCTTCCTGTGTGAAGCGTTCGCGTATCTCACATCGGGTAGTAAGGGCGGATCGCGATCCGCCCCTACGCATCTATCCACAAAGGATATGGAAATCCTCCAGAAGAAGACCTTCTACGGCAAGGAAAAGAAATCGCTGGCGTACATCATCGGCACGATGAACATGATCCTGCACGGCATCGAAGCGCCGAACATCCTGCACACCAACACGCTGGCGGAGAACATCAGCGACATTCAGGAGAAGGATCGTTACCGCATCGTGCTGGCGAACCCGCCCTTCGGCGGCAAGGAACGCGCCGAGGTGCAACAGAACTTCCCCATCAAAACAGGCGAGACGGCGTTCCTGTTCCTCCAGCACTTCATCAAGATCTTGAAGGCGGGCGGACGCGCAGGCATCGTCATCAAGAACACCTTCCTGTCGAATACCGATAACGCGTCGGTGAGTTTGCGCAAGCAGTTGCTCGAAACCTGCAACCTGCACACCGTGCTCGACCTGCCAGGCGGCGTGTTTACGGGCGCGGGCGTGAAGACGGTGGTGCTGTTCTTCGAGAAAGGCGCGCCGACCAAGAAGGTCTGGTATTACCAGTTGAATTTGGATCGCAATCTCGGCAAGACCAACCCCTTGAACGAAGATGATCTGAAGGACTTTATCACACTGCAAAAGTCCAAAGCGGATTCGGAGAACTCGTGGTCAATCAATATTGCGGATGTAGACCCCGCTTCATTCGACCTTTCGGTCAAGAACCCACACCGCAAAGCGGATACGGCGCTGAGAGCGCCTTCTGCCATTCTCGCCGAGATGAAAGCGCTCGACAATGAGAGTGCAAAGATTTTGAAATCCATCGAGAAGATGTTATGA